GGAAGCCGCACTCGAAGCGCTAACCCGCGGTTGGGATTCGGTGGTGAAGATGCGGGAGCAATACCACCGCCGCCGCGACCTGATAGTCCGCCGCCTTAACGAAATTGGGCTCAAATGCCACCTGCCTCGCGGGTCATTCTACGCCTTCCCGGATGTCACGTCGACAGGTATGACGGAGAAGGAATTCGCGGTCGGCCTGCTGGAGAAGCAAAAGGTGGCGGTTGTGCCGGGGCTCGCCTTTGGTGAGAACGGAAAGGGCCACGTGCGTGCCTGCTTCGCCACTGCCTACGAGCAAGTCATCGAAGCGTGTAATCGAATCGAGAAATTCGTGAATGGAATTTGAGCGGTTGAGGAGCTGAGAGGTTGGGCGAAATTTCCCCATTTCTAAAACCTCGGCTCTCATCTACATTGTTCTTTTCCCCCCACCTCAACCTCTCAACCTCTCAACTTCTTGAACCGTAGTGTTGCCATAGTCGGTCGCCCCAATGTCGGCAAAAGCCGCCTGTTCAACCGGCTTGCGCGCAAGCGCATCTCGATCGTCCACGACCAGCCGGGCGTCACGCGCGATGTCATCTCGACGGAGATTGAGGAAGGCGGCTACATCCTCATGGATACAGGCGGCCTTGGCCTGAAGGGTGGCGAAAGCACGGTCGAGTTGACGGCCGCATCCGAGAAGCAGGTTGAGTTCGCAATCGCCTCTGCCGGGCTCATCCTCTTCGTGGTCGACGGGCTCGATGGTATCACTGGGCTGGATACAAAGATCGCGGTGATGCTGAGGCGTTCCAAGAAGGACGTCCTGCTCGTGGTGAACAAGGCCGATTTCGACGATGAGAAGGTGGATCTCGCGGAGGCATACCGCCTCGGCCTCGGCGAACCCGTGACGGTCTCCGCGGAGCACGGGCGAGGGGAGCAAACCCTGCGCGAGGCAATCCTCGAGCGCCTTGGCCCGGCTGATGAGGCGGCGAAAGCCGACGACGGAGCCCTCTGCATTTGCTTCATCGGTCGTCCAAATGTCGGCAAGTCGTCGCTTTCGAACCGTCTCCTCAACAGCGACCGCCTCATCGTGAGCGATGTGCCGGGCACCACGCGGGACGCGATCGTGCTGCCATTTGAATTCAAGGGGCGTGACGGCAACCTCCACCCTTTCAAGCTGATTGACACCGCCGGAATCAAGGCGGCCACCAAGCTGGCATCTCCCATCGAGTACTTTTCACGCCTGCGGTCCCTCGAATCGATCAAGCAGACGGATGTCGTCTTTCTTGTGCTCGATGCGATGGAGGGTGTGACCCAACAGGACAAAGCCATCGCGGGCGAGGCAATCAAGGAGCGCAAGCCGATCATCATCATCGTCAACAAGTGGGACTTGGTGAAGGAGCAGTTCGCCAAGCGCGGAGGCATCCCGGGCTACGAAAGCGAGCGCGAGTATCGCGAGAAGTACGAGAAGGCGGTGTTCCAAAGGCTCTTTTTCACACCCGGGTCCCCCCTGATTTTCGTGTCTGCAATGAGCGGGTACGAGATCGACCGAATGCTCAATGCGGCAGTCAAGATCCGCAAGACACAGGACAAGAAGATTCCCACGTCCCGGCTGAATCAACTGCTGGGCTGGTTGACAGAGCGTACTCCGCCGCCATCGGTGGGAGGTCGCCGTTTTCGCATTTACTACGCGACGCAGACGGGCAACCGCCCATTCCGGATCAAGGTCTTCTGCAACCGTGAGGAAAAGCTCACCGAAAGCTACCGCCGTTACCTCGAGGCCGGGGTGGTCAAGGAGTTCGGCATCGATGGGTGTCCCGTGTATTTCGATCTCGTCGGGAAGGAGAAGCACGAACCTGGCACACCGTATTCGGGCAAGGAGGCGCGGGGCGAACCTTTCAAACCGAAGTGGAAACGCCAGGAGGAAACCGGCGGCGATGATCTGCCCGATCCGTACGCCTCGGTGGAGGATTGAGTGCCATGTCCGGTCCCGTGCGCGTTGCCTTTCTGGGCTCCGATGGCATAGCACTTCCACTCCTTCGCTGGGTCTGTTCGCAACCGGACAAGGCTCATCTCGTGGCGGTCTACACGCAGCCCGATCGCCCCGTCGGGCGCGGCCAGAAGATCCAGCCAAATGCAATAAAGCTCTGGGCGATAGAACACAGAGTTCCGGTGTTTCAGCCGGAGAAACTCTCTGAGGATGTGCGGCTCACCTATTCCTCACTGGGCGTCGACCTCGCGCTCGTGATGGCCTATGGCCATATCCTAAAGGACGCGTTTATCTCAACGCCACGACTTGGAACGGTGAACTTTCACGCCTCGATTCTCCCGGCATATCGCGGCGCCTCGCCGATCCAGACGGCTGTCGCCGAGGGTGAGCAGGAGACCGGGGTTTCGCTCATGAGGATAGTCCGTCGCCTCGACGCGGGTCCGGTCGCCGATGTCGAACGAGTGAGTATCAGTGCATTGGATACAGCGACTGTGATCGAGGATCGGCTTTCACAGGCGTGTGTTCCTCTCCTGTCGAGGAATTGGGACCGCCTGGCCGCGGGTGCGCTTGAATTCCGTGAGCAGGACGAAGCGCTCGCCACCTACTGCAGGCGGTTGTCGAAGGAAGACTCGGCGATCGACTGGAATCTTCCTGCGCGGCGTGTTGCCTCCCGGATAAACGGTCTCAATCCCTGGCCGGGTGCGCAGTTCATCCTTGGCGACCAGGTCATTAAGGCAGGGCTCGCGGAAGCGGGTGTTTGCGGGGGTACCCAGGCCCCCGGGCGTGTTCTGGCCATCGACCAAGGGGCTCTCGAGGTCGCCACAGCAGGCGGATCTGTGCGCTTGTTGCGACTCCAGCGACCTGGCGGCAGGATGCTGCCGGCGGGTGAGTTTCTGCGCGGCTGCGCTCTCGAGCCGGGCATGTCGCTGGCTTCAGCTCCCGCGACGACGCTCGTTTCGCGTTCACCGTTTCCGCGGGCGTGAGGGGTTTAGATTCCCGGCAACCACTCGCGGTCGATGCTTGGCGTCAGGAGCGGGTCATCGAGGCTGAATCCCTTGGGCCAGGCTTTTGAGTGGTCCCATTCGATCCGTTCACCTCTTCGTTGTGCGACATTCCCGAGGAGCGACACTTCTGTCAGCGGACCCGCGTAAGCGAGGTTAGCCGCCGGTTCGCCATCGCCACGTATCGCCTCAAAAAGGCTGTCGATGTGTAGGCCTTTGGGTCGCGTCAAACGTGGTTTCGGGGGCGAGGCCAGGAATTCACGTTCAAGTGTCTCGGGAAAGATTCTGGCGCGCGTGGAGGCGCGCATGTCATCGAGGAAGAGTGTGCCGTTGGCGCCGACCAGGGCGATTGCATTGGCAGTGGAGGCGATCACCTCGCGAGGCATATGTGGGATTGAGTCGGGCTTTACGGGGGCTCCCGCCCTTACGCCGTCACACCAGTACATGTCGACTCCGTGGGTGCGTTTCCCTCGCGGCCCGAAATGCCACCGGGCGCGGGCCCAGGGTGCGAATGTTTGCGGGCTGGTGGCGGACACCGTCCCTTCGACCCAGTCGGGATAGCCCAACTCGAGGCAATACTCGACGACATCGAGCATGTGTATGCCGATGTTTCCAATCGGCCCCGTGCCGAACTCAAGCCAGTTGCGCCACCGCTCCCGAACATATTCGTGGTTATAAGGGCGCCAACGCCGCCCCGAGAGCCAGAGGTCCCAGCTCAGCCATCCCGGCACCTCCTCGGGCAGCGCGAGATCGGTCGACCAGTGGTAGCGTTCGGGTTGCATCCGATCGGTGTAGAGCACCACCTCGCTTATCGGGCCAACTGCGCCGGCATCGACCCACTCACGGAGGAGTCGAAGGGCGCCCGTCGAATGGCCCTGGACACCCATTTGGAGCTTCAGTTTGCTCGCAGCAGCCAGTCGCGCGAGTTGGCGCGACTCCCAGAGGGTGGTGGTAAGTGGCTTTTCGATGTAGGCATGTTTTCCGTGCGCGAGGCAGAAGA
This portion of the Opitutaceae bacterium genome encodes:
- the der gene encoding ribosome biogenesis GTPase Der, producing the protein MNRSVAIVGRPNVGKSRLFNRLARKRISIVHDQPGVTRDVISTEIEEGGYILMDTGGLGLKGGESTVELTAASEKQVEFAIASAGLILFVVDGLDGITGLDTKIAVMLRRSKKDVLLVVNKADFDDEKVDLAEAYRLGLGEPVTVSAEHGRGEQTLREAILERLGPADEAAKADDGALCICFIGRPNVGKSSLSNRLLNSDRLIVSDVPGTTRDAIVLPFEFKGRDGNLHPFKLIDTAGIKAATKLASPIEYFSRLRSLESIKQTDVVFLVLDAMEGVTQQDKAIAGEAIKERKPIIIIVNKWDLVKEQFAKRGGIPGYESEREYREKYEKAVFQRLFFTPGSPLIFVSAMSGYEIDRMLNAAVKIRKTQDKKIPTSRLNQLLGWLTERTPPPSVGGRRFRIYYATQTGNRPFRIKVFCNREEKLTESYRRYLEAGVVKEFGIDGCPVYFDLVGKEKHEPGTPYSGKEARGEPFKPKWKRQEETGGDDLPDPYASVED
- the fmt gene encoding methionyl-tRNA formyltransferase, yielding MSGPVRVAFLGSDGIALPLLRWVCSQPDKAHLVAVYTQPDRPVGRGQKIQPNAIKLWAIEHRVPVFQPEKLSEDVRLTYSSLGVDLALVMAYGHILKDAFISTPRLGTVNFHASILPAYRGASPIQTAVAEGEQETGVSLMRIVRRLDAGPVADVERVSISALDTATVIEDRLSQACVPLLSRNWDRLAAGALEFREQDEALATYCRRLSKEDSAIDWNLPARRVASRINGLNPWPGAQFILGDQVIKAGLAEAGVCGGTQAPGRVLAIDQGALEVATAGGSVRLLRLQRPGGRMLPAGEFLRGCALEPGMSLASAPATTLVSRSPFPRA
- a CDS encoding Gfo/Idh/MocA family oxidoreductase; this encodes MPTPPTYTRRDILRFASLGTGLCLAPHFLRGNPQPARASPEKMRLAFIGVGHQGYSHVRSLAMHHYVAFADVDDGSAASAYSQFPDVPRYRDFRVMLERHAKDIDAVVISTPDHSHFTAALFCLAHGKHAYIEKPLTTTLWESRQLARLAAASKLKLQMGVQGHSTGALRLLREWVDAGAVGPISEVVLYTDRMQPERYHWSTDLALPEEVPGWLSWDLWLSGRRWRPYNHEYVRERWRNWLEFGTGPIGNIGIHMLDVVEYCLELGYPDWVEGTVSATSPQTFAPWARARWHFGPRGKRTHGVDMYWCDGVRAGAPVKPDSIPHMPREVIASTANAIALVGANGTLFLDDMRASTRARIFPETLEREFLASPPKPRLTRPKGLHIDSLFEAIRGDGEPAANLAYAGPLTEVSLLGNVAQRRGERIEWDHSKAWPKGFSLDDPLLTPSIDREWLPGI